ACTTGCCCCATGCAAAAAGAATTAGTTAGAAACGGTCTTTCCAACATTGTCACACCGGAGGGAACACGTAGCATCAGGCGGCCTTTCAGGCAGGTTTGCATTAATAAGTAGGCACCCCGGTTTAACCCGCTCATCAATCAAAATCTATTTCACATGTCCATGCTCGAACTCAACGTCGTAGAACTGGAAGCCCGTCTTGAACTGGCAGGTGCTACTGTAATCGACTCTATCGAAGTAAACTGTTAATCTTTTTCATAATCAATTTAAAACTTAGCAACATGCAAGAGTTAAACATCGTAGAACTGGAAAGCCGCGTAGAGCAGGCAGCAGCTTCTTTGGTTGATTCAATCACCATCAATTCCTAATTCGTTTTTTCAAACAATTTAAAACTTAGCAACATGCAAGAATTAAACATTGTAGAACTGGAAAGCCGCGTAGAGCAGGCAGCAGCTTCTTTGGTTGATTCAATCACCATCAATTCCTAATTCGTTTTTTCAAACAATTTAAAACTTACGCACATGCAAGAGTTAAACATCGTGGAACTGGAAAGCCGCGTAGAGCAGGCAGCAGCTTCTTTGGTTGATTCAATCACCATCAATTCCTAATTCAAATTTTCAAACCAATTAAAAATTAGCAACATGCAAGAGTTAAACATTGTAGAACTGGAAAGCCGCGTAGAGCAGGCAGCAGCTTCTTTGGTTGATTCAATCACCATCAATTCCTAATTCAATTTTTCAAACCAATTAAAACTTAGCAATATGCAAGAGTTAAACATTGTAGAACTGGAAAGCCGCGTAGAGCAGGCAGCAGCTTCTTTGGTTGATTCAATCACCATCAATTCCTAATTCGTTTTTTCAAACCAATTAAAACTTACGCATATGCAAGAGTTAAACATTGTAGAACTGGAAAGCCGCGTAGAGCAGGCAGCAGCTTCTTTGGTTGATTCAATCACCATCAATTCCTAATTCGTTTTTTCAAACCAATTAAAACTTAGCAACATGCAAGAGTTAAACATCGTAGAACTGGAAAGCCGCGTAGAGCAGGCAGCAGCTTCTTTGGTTGATTCAATCACCATCAATAGCTAATTCAAATTTTCAAACCAATTAAAACTTAGCAACATGCAAGAGTTAAACATCGTAGAACTGGAAAGCCGCATTGAGCAGGCAGCCGCAGCAGCATTGATCGACATCACCATCAATAGCTAATTCAAAATTCCCACAAGCCAAATTTTCAAACCAATTAAAACTTACGCACATGCAAGAGTTAAACATCGTAGAACTGGAAAGCCGCATTGAGCAGGCAGCCGCAGCAGCATTGATCGACATCACCATCAATAGCTAATTCACAATTCCCACAAACCATTTTTCCAAACCAATTAAAACTTAGCAACATGCAAGAGTTAAACATCGTAGAACTGGAAAGCCGTATTGAGCAGGCAGCTGCAGCAGCATTGATCGACATCACCATCAATAGCTAATTCACAATTCCCACAAACCATTTTTTCAAACCAATTTAAAACTTAGCAACATGCAAGAGTTAAACATCGTAGAACTGGAAAGCCGCATTGAGCAGGCAGCTGCAGCAGCATTGATCGACATCACTATCAATAGCTAATTCACAATTCCCACAAACCATTTTTCCAAACCAATTAAAACTTAGCAACATGCAAGAGTTAAACATCGTAGAACTGGAAAGCCGTATTGAGCAGGCAGCTGCAGCAGCATTGATCGACATCACTATCAATAGCTAATTCTGACACACAAACCATTTTTCCAAACCAATTAAAACTTAGCAACATGCAAGAGTTAAACATCGTAGAACTGGAAAGCCGTATTGAGCAGGCAGCCGCAGCAGCATTGATCGACATTACCATCAATAGCTAATTCTGACACACAAACCATTTTTCAAACCAAATAAAACTTAGCAACATGCAAGAATTAAACATCGTAGAACTGGAATCCCGCATCGAGCAGGCTGCAGCTTCCCTGATCGATTCTATCACTATCAACAGCTAATCCCTGTTGTTTGTAACCACCGGCAGGAGCACGCGGAAACCCCAATTATAACAGTCTAAAATCGATTCCCCATGAAAAGATCAGATCCTTGTTATAAGTCATTACCCAAAGTTGGTGTTGGTGTATGTTACCCGGCAATATATGATCACTAATGATGGGCATTTGATAAAAATGCCCATCATTCAAAAAACCTTCAAATTCATTGATATGAATCCGCTACAAACAGAAAATTCCTTGTTGAACTATGATTACACAATCACCATTGCTTCCAACAATGAATTTGTACTCGCCTACCAGGGCAAGTACTTTAAGATAGGAGCGTTCATGTATCAGATTCTGAGGGCGGGCCAGCAAGCCAAATACCTGGAAGACCTGCACGCTCAACTAGGTAATGTGGCGAATGTGAACCTGGCCGGCCTGAAAGAGATCATTGACACAAAGATTCTACCTATCTTCAAAACGACAGCAGACAAAGCCAGTGAAACGCCCGATGATGGATTCTGGTATAAGAAACAAATTCTTTCCAGCAGGCAATCCACCACACTGGCCAAACCATTGTCCTTTTTGTTTGGCAAATCATTCTACTTCCTGTTCCTGTTACTAACGGGTGTAAACTTCGCGCTCTATTCCCGTACGCACAACATTGTGGCTAACGACGATTTGCCACTGGGAACTGAGATACTGGCCTGGGTTGCTTCTTATTTCTCCCTGTTCTTCATCATGTTTGTACATGAACTGGGGCACACGGCCGCCGCTTACAAATCTGGTATCAATGCCAGGAGCATCGGCCTCGGGATCTACACGATCATGCCCGCTATGTATACCGACCTCACAGATGTATGGACGGTATCCAAAAGCAACAGGATCAAAATCAACCTGGCAGGGATCTACATACAATTGATCATCAACCTGGGCCTTGTGGCAGCATTGCACTGCATCAGCAATGACTTTGCACAAAGCTTTGTATGGAAGATCTATATTTTCAACAGTGTCCTGATGGTGGCAAACCTTGTACCACTACTAAAGCTCGACGGCTACTGGGTATTATCAGATTTCCTGGGGGTGCCCAACCTGATAAAAACATCCAACGAACTACTCCTGGATGCGGTCACCAAAAAAGATCCATTCGCAGAAGAACAGCCGCGCGACTATAGTTTCAAAAAGATCTTGCTGGTTGTATATACCATCATTCGCGTATCGTTCATCATCTTCGTCACCTTTATGGCATTTGCCTTTATCTATGCCTCCATATTGAAGACGATCGCATTGATCAGGTACCTACCTTACCTCAGTTTTAATTTCGAGACGGCCATTGAAGTGCTCAAACGCATAGTGACCATAGTGATTATATCACTGTTTACCCGGAAGTACAGGAAGCTATTTTCAAACGTCATATTAAAACGTCTAAAATGGTACAGAGCATAAATAAAAATGCGGATGAATGCCTGATATTCTTTAACCCCATGAGTTCAGACAGCCGCTTCTGGACAACCAATATTCCCAAGGATTTATTGGATCAGTTTGAGGTCATCTTTTACGAATATCCTGGCTACAACAGGCCATTTATCAAGCTGGAGAATTTTAAGGAGCTGGCCACTTATATCGACAAAGAAGTACTGGAAAATATCCACAAACCCATACACCTGGTCGGTTACAGTTACGGTGGTCTCCTGGTACAGCACTTATTGAATCTGAACCGTCACAATATCAAGTCAGCCGTACTGATAGCGTGTGCGAACCGGATACTTGCAAGAGATAAAGAGTTGTTGTCTGTACTGAAAAAAGTGAGTGATGTAGATATGTATCTGTTTTGCCGGGTACTGAGCCTCTTCTCTCACGGCTACGAAGATTTCAACAAGAACCCTTTGATCGGCTTACAGAAGTTTTCAAACCTGAAACTCTCTATTCCTGATAAGGTGCCTATCATCCAGCAAATGAATCACATTATCCGCACATCACGGATCGAGATTCGGAAGCAGCCTACCAAAACCATGCTGATCTATGGATCAGAAGACAGGATGATCGATATGGATACACTGGATAGTTTACATGAATATTTGGAAAACCTGAGTTTTAAAAAGTTGATTGGTGAGGCGCATATCATTGATCCAAAGAAAATGTTTCATCACATTCATCAATTCCTAAAAGCAGCCGAATATGCTATCTAAAAATTTAAGACTCGAAGTATTCGGGGAAAGCAAGCAGGAACTGAAAGTTTCGTTCGATAAGAAGTGGGAAAGCCACAGTCTGCAGACGTTTCAGTTCCTGTCTGCCAACCTTTCACGGTTCTTCCCTGAGATGCCGGAATCAGAACACAGGAGCGCCTATTTTGAGATCCTGTCTTACAGGGTACTGCAGGGAGTAGATACCCAGTTCAGCTCAAATTTCAGTGGCCTGGATGATTTTAATGAGTTCAATTATGAAGAGATCCAGCAGCATTTACCTGCTATGTTTGTTTCTCATCATACAGGTTCTTACAGATCAGCGATGGCCTTCCTGGTGAAGTACAATATCAATGTAGTACTGATGGTAGATCCCCTGGCATACAAGTATACCCTGGAGAAAATGCAGCATCAGTACCAGCAGGTAAAAACCGCATTCAATTCTACTTCTGAACTGATCATATTTCCTACAAACAAGCCTGACCTCTCCTTGCAGATCATGGCGAAAGTGAAAAAGGGCTATTCTGTATTAGCATTCATAGATGGAAATTCCGGATCGAACGGCTATCTGAACCGTGATAACAGCCTGCAGATCCCTTTCTTCGGACAGGATATCTATGTAAGAACAGGCCTGCCTACATTGTCTTTTTACCTGAAGATCCCTATTGTACCGATGTTATCTTACTATGATGAGGGCTTACAGCCCAGGTGGAATGTGTATGATCCGATAGTACCGCCTAAGGGAGAACGCAATCCTGCGGTGTATGTAGCAGAGAGTACCCGTTACTTATACAGCATATTGGAGAATGCCCTGCAACAGTACCCGATGCAGTGGGAGGGATGGATGTTTTTGCATCGCTACCTGACCTTAACGTCTGCTGATGCTGGTGTGCCTGACAGTCTTGCAGGTGTTCGGATCAATGATCGTGCGGGATTGTTCATACTGGACGGCAGGCATTATATCCTCAACAAAGAGAATTATAAACTGATGGAACTCGATGAAGAGGTATTCCATTTGTTCAATAATAAAGACTGTGATGCAATTGTACAGCGCCCCCTGGCAGATGTGCACCTACTTTATAAAAATAAGTTCTTAATCCATAATTAACCTGAAATGAAAATAATTTTTACAGCAGTATTATTGCTGGCTGCCTTTGGTGGCTTCGCGCAACGGAACTGCTCTATCAAGGTCAATGTAAAAAATGTACTGATCAATAAGGGCGATTTCTATTTCGCGTTGTATAATAAGGAAGGTGATTTCATGAAGACGCCTTATTCAAAAATAAGGGTGCCGGCCAGCCGGGTGAAGAATGGCGTGATCTTTACTAAGCTGCCTGCAGGGGAGTATGCGGTGACGATCTTCCAGGATCTGAATAGTAATAAGGCCCTGGATAAGGTCATGTCAGTACCGGTAGAGCCATATGGGCTTTCTAATAATGTGCCGGCTTATCCTACCTATTCAACTACAAAGTTCACGGTTACGGATCAATCGGCTATTACGGTTAGTATGCATAATTAGAACTCATTTCATACAGCCGTATTTCAATCGATAGTCAATGCATGAATGAGGATTGTGAAATAAGTTCCAGTACGCATT
This window of the Chitinophaga sancti genome carries:
- a CDS encoding DUF2141 domain-containing protein — translated: MKIIFTAVLLLAAFGGFAQRNCSIKVNVKNVLINKGDFYFALYNKEGDFMKTPYSKIRVPASRVKNGVIFTKLPAGEYAVTIFQDLNSNKALDKVMSVPVEPYGLSNNVPAYPTYSTTKFTVTDQSAITVSMHN
- a CDS encoding LpxL/LpxP family acyltransferase, encoding MLSKNLRLEVFGESKQELKVSFDKKWESHSLQTFQFLSANLSRFFPEMPESEHRSAYFEILSYRVLQGVDTQFSSNFSGLDDFNEFNYEEIQQHLPAMFVSHHTGSYRSAMAFLVKYNINVVLMVDPLAYKYTLEKMQHQYQQVKTAFNSTSELIIFPTNKPDLSLQIMAKVKKGYSVLAFIDGNSGSNGYLNRDNSLQIPFFGQDIYVRTGLPTLSFYLKIPIVPMLSYYDEGLQPRWNVYDPIVPPKGERNPAVYVAESTRYLYSILENALQQYPMQWEGWMFLHRYLTLTSADAGVPDSLAGVRINDRAGLFILDGRHYILNKENYKLMELDEEVFHLFNNKDCDAIVQRPLADVHLLYKNKFLIHN
- a CDS encoding alpha/beta fold hydrolase, encoding MVQSINKNADECLIFFNPMSSDSRFWTTNIPKDLLDQFEVIFYEYPGYNRPFIKLENFKELATYIDKEVLENIHKPIHLVGYSYGGLLVQHLLNLNRHNIKSAVLIACANRILARDKELLSVLKKVSDVDMYLFCRVLSLFSHGYEDFNKNPLIGLQKFSNLKLSIPDKVPIIQQMNHIIRTSRIEIRKQPTKTMLIYGSEDRMIDMDTLDSLHEYLENLSFKKLIGEAHIIDPKKMFHHIHQFLKAAEYAI
- a CDS encoding zinc metalloprotease, with amino-acid sequence MNPLQTENSLLNYDYTITIASNNEFVLAYQGKYFKIGAFMYQILRAGQQAKYLEDLHAQLGNVANVNLAGLKEIIDTKILPIFKTTADKASETPDDGFWYKKQILSSRQSTTLAKPLSFLFGKSFYFLFLLLTGVNFALYSRTHNIVANDDLPLGTEILAWVASYFSLFFIMFVHELGHTAAAYKSGINARSIGLGIYTIMPAMYTDLTDVWTVSKSNRIKINLAGIYIQLIINLGLVAALHCISNDFAQSFVWKIYIFNSVLMVANLVPLLKLDGYWVLSDFLGVPNLIKTSNELLLDAVTKKDPFAEEQPRDYSFKKILLVVYTIIRVSFIIFVTFMAFAFIYASILKTIALIRYLPYLSFNFETAIEVLKRIVTIVIISLFTRKYRKLFSNVILKRLKWYRA